Proteins encoded in a region of the Leifsonia sp. PS1209 genome:
- a CDS encoding GIY-YIG nuclease family protein, with amino-acid sequence MTGTTPCAVVAGGVACTNPAHPGAPLPLCLQHLLVAADWVADEYGQMDALPSPCALCGSRLGVRYPSGWLCAVCEWRVGETVSGELPPPRVDVVYYLRFRDRVKIGTTANPRVRFSSLPHDEVLAFERGDRALEQRRHAQFAAHRIPRTEWFERTDDLDAHLAAVSAGVTDPWSLLALWRSQAIALRG; translated from the coding sequence ATGACTGGCACCACCCCGTGCGCCGTCGTCGCCGGTGGCGTCGCGTGCACGAACCCCGCGCATCCCGGGGCGCCGCTGCCGCTCTGCCTGCAGCACCTGCTCGTCGCGGCCGACTGGGTGGCCGACGAGTACGGCCAGATGGATGCGCTGCCGTCGCCGTGCGCGCTCTGCGGCTCGCGGCTGGGGGTGCGCTACCCGTCCGGCTGGCTGTGCGCGGTGTGCGAATGGCGGGTGGGCGAGACCGTGTCCGGCGAGCTGCCGCCGCCGCGGGTGGACGTGGTCTACTACCTGCGATTCAGGGACAGGGTGAAGATCGGCACCACTGCCAATCCGCGCGTGCGGTTCTCGAGCCTGCCGCACGACGAGGTGCTCGCGTTCGAGCGCGGCGACCGGGCGCTCGAACAGCGCAGGCACGCGCAGTTCGCCGCCCACCGCATCCCGCGCACCGAGTGGTTCGAGCGCACCGATGACCTGGATGCGCACCTCGCCGCCGTGAGCGCGGGTGTCACCGATCCGTGGTCGCTGCTGGCGTTGTGGCGGAGTCAGGCGATCGCGTTGCGGGGATAG
- a CDS encoding TetR/AcrR family transcriptional regulator: MADSENVAPRQYRSTLREEQARQTRQRILASAFEVFSAKGYTGASLADIAAGAGVSVESVKVHGPKRALLLGAFELAFAGSAGEESLSERPEVAAIMGIEDTGEFLTAMVGMIAEANARTSGLWAAFLAAAAGDAHVGEVLASLLDRRHADYRRLVGLLASRGAVDARAASDDDLQALADVLSFLMSPEGHQQLVQQSGWTYERYRDWLIATVTSTVASPIPATRSPDSATTPAATTDR; the protein is encoded by the coding sequence ATGGCTGATTCGGAGAACGTCGCCCCGCGGCAGTACCGCTCGACGCTCCGCGAGGAGCAGGCGCGGCAGACCAGGCAGCGCATCCTCGCCTCCGCATTCGAGGTGTTCTCGGCCAAGGGATACACCGGCGCCTCCCTCGCCGACATCGCCGCAGGCGCCGGGGTCTCGGTCGAAAGTGTGAAGGTGCACGGCCCGAAACGCGCCCTGCTGCTCGGCGCGTTCGAGCTCGCGTTCGCCGGGAGCGCCGGCGAGGAGTCGCTGAGCGAGCGGCCGGAGGTCGCCGCGATCATGGGCATCGAAGACACCGGCGAATTCCTCACGGCGATGGTCGGCATGATCGCCGAGGCGAACGCCAGGACCAGCGGCCTCTGGGCGGCCTTCCTCGCCGCCGCGGCAGGGGACGCCCACGTCGGAGAGGTCCTCGCCTCGCTGCTCGACCGCCGCCACGCCGACTACCGCCGCCTGGTCGGCCTCCTCGCCTCCCGCGGGGCAGTGGATGCGCGGGCCGCGTCCGACGACGACCTCCAGGCGCTCGCCGACGTGCTCTCCTTCCTCATGTCGCCCGAGGGCCACCAGCAGCTCGTGCAGCAGAGCGGGTGGACGTACGAGCGCTACCGGGACTGGCTGATCGCCACGGTGACGTCGACCGTCGCGTCTCCTATCCCCGCAACGCGATCGCCTGACTCCGCCACAACGCCAGCAGCGACCACGGATCGGTGA
- a CDS encoding nucleotide disphospho-sugar-binding domain-containing protein, translating to MTTLLLCSTPVHGHVIPLLAVARHLVDRGHRVLFLTGGRYAARVIATGATFLPLPTEADYDDTDMDAAFPGRVGLTGPAGIRYDMTTIFLRPASAQLAAVDAIVAEHGVDVVLAESLFLGAALLSTRPRASRPAVVNLGIVPLGLKSKDVAPLGLGVQPKPGIGGRLRNAALTAVAEKIIFAPVQKAASRIAHEATGASLDGFILNWPAHADAVVQFTVPEFEYPRSDLPSTVHFVGPVSRTRPSDTPLPAWWDDLADGRPIVHVTQGTVANRDFGDLLLPTIRGLAGDDVWVVASTGGRPVAELDADLPPNARVAAYLPYDALLPRTSAYVTNGGYGGVHYAMEHGVPVVIAGTTEDKVEVSARVAWSGVGVNLATNRPTDAAVAGAVRTVLAEPGYSERSAAIGDAIRASTGLAGLERAVLGLVDAAGGTRTHSSRR from the coding sequence ATGACCACCCTCCTCCTCTGCAGCACACCGGTCCACGGCCACGTGATCCCGCTGCTCGCCGTCGCCAGGCACCTCGTCGACCGCGGCCACCGCGTCCTCTTCCTCACCGGCGGCCGCTACGCCGCGCGCGTCATCGCCACCGGCGCCACCTTCCTCCCGCTCCCCACCGAAGCCGACTACGACGACACCGACATGGATGCGGCCTTCCCCGGCCGCGTCGGACTCACCGGCCCGGCGGGCATCCGGTACGACATGACCACGATCTTCCTGCGCCCGGCCAGCGCGCAGCTCGCCGCCGTCGACGCGATCGTCGCCGAGCACGGGGTGGACGTCGTGCTGGCGGAGAGCCTGTTCCTCGGCGCCGCCCTGCTCTCCACGCGGCCCCGCGCATCCCGGCCCGCTGTGGTCAACCTCGGCATCGTGCCGCTCGGGCTGAAGAGCAAGGACGTGGCTCCGCTCGGGCTCGGGGTCCAGCCGAAGCCCGGGATCGGCGGGCGCCTGCGGAACGCCGCCCTCACCGCCGTCGCGGAGAAGATCATCTTCGCGCCGGTGCAGAAGGCGGCGAGCAGGATCGCGCACGAGGCGACCGGCGCATCCCTCGACGGGTTCATCCTCAACTGGCCGGCGCACGCGGACGCCGTGGTGCAGTTCACGGTTCCGGAGTTCGAGTACCCGCGCTCCGACCTGCCGTCGACGGTCCACTTCGTCGGGCCCGTCTCCCGCACCCGGCCGTCGGATACGCCGCTCCCGGCCTGGTGGGACGACCTCGCGGACGGGCGCCCGATCGTCCACGTCACCCAGGGGACCGTCGCCAACCGCGACTTCGGCGACCTGCTGCTGCCGACCATCCGGGGCCTGGCGGGCGACGACGTGTGGGTGGTCGCCAGCACGGGAGGGCGGCCGGTCGCCGAACTGGATGCGGACCTGCCGCCGAACGCGCGCGTCGCCGCCTACCTGCCGTACGACGCGCTGCTCCCGCGCACCTCGGCGTACGTGACGAACGGCGGGTACGGCGGCGTGCACTACGCGATGGAGCACGGCGTCCCCGTCGTGATCGCGGGGACGACGGAGGACAAGGTGGAGGTGTCTGCGCGCGTGGCGTGGTCGGGCGTCGGCGTGAACCTCGCGACGAACCGCCCGACCGACGCGGCGGTGGCCGGGGCGGTGCGGACGGTGCTCGCGGAGCCGGGATACTCCGAACGCAGCGCGGCCATCGGGGACGCGATCCGCGCATCCACGGGGCTGGCCGGACTGGAACGCGCCGTCCTGGGGCTGGTGGATGCGGCGGGCGGCACCCGCACTCATTCGTCGCGTCGCTGA
- a CDS encoding Rid family hydrolase codes for MTAGRVELIRTERLSGIAEYAYAATAPAGSRYIFLAGACPLAFDGSTVGVGDYAAQAEAAVANLVTALDAAGASLGDVISTRVLVASARREDLGTAWAVVRAAFGDHDVPSTLLGVTVLGYPDQLVEVEAVAAVAP; via the coding sequence ATGACGGCTGGCAGGGTCGAGCTGATCCGCACGGAGAGACTGTCCGGGATCGCCGAGTACGCGTATGCGGCGACGGCCCCGGCGGGCAGCCGGTACATCTTCCTGGCCGGGGCGTGTCCGCTCGCGTTCGACGGGTCGACAGTGGGCGTCGGCGACTACGCTGCGCAGGCCGAGGCGGCGGTCGCGAACCTGGTGACGGCCCTGGATGCGGCCGGCGCGTCGCTCGGCGATGTGATCAGCACGCGGGTGCTCGTTGCGTCGGCCCGTCGCGAGGACCTCGGCACGGCGTGGGCCGTCGTCCGGGCGGCGTTCGGCGACCACGACGTGCCGAGCACGCTGCTCGGCGTCACCGTTCTCGGCTACCCCGACCAGCTCGTCGAAGTCGAGGCCGTCGCCGCCGTCGCGCCCTAA
- a CDS encoding phospholipase D-like domain-containing protein → MTLSASPDSGWPTLGAFLSGVRETLTVGLYDFTSRHILQTVETVLAGRTVRLVLDHPAKNPTADQTDEQTVAALATAFGDHLTQAWALSRMDPLAAAWIFPSAYHIKVAVRDSSAVWLSSGNWNNSNQPDIDPVTTPADAEAARSGDRDWHVVIENEQLARTFEAFLLNDLAVAAQHQATTPAAGPVPALLAPLATTPPYQRFFAADTAERQLTVTPLLTPDAGSYAPHILDLIRSATTSLLMQFQYIELPKTVADAPAEFLALIHAVIDRQQAGVDVRIIMSQFETAGYLEKLQAEGLDVVNRVKLQNNVHNKGIVVDGRAALVSSQNWSPAGTLTNRDAGVILENAEIAAYFTQLFEHDWAVLASRSVAPD, encoded by the coding sequence GTGACGCTGAGCGCGAGTCCGGACTCCGGCTGGCCGACGCTCGGCGCGTTCCTCTCCGGGGTGCGCGAGACCCTCACCGTCGGCCTCTACGACTTCACCTCGCGGCACATCCTGCAGACCGTCGAAACCGTCCTCGCGGGCCGAACCGTGCGGCTCGTCCTCGACCATCCCGCCAAGAATCCCACCGCCGACCAGACCGACGAGCAGACCGTCGCAGCCCTCGCCACCGCCTTCGGCGACCACCTCACGCAGGCGTGGGCGCTCTCCAGGATGGACCCGCTCGCCGCCGCCTGGATCTTCCCGTCGGCGTACCACATCAAGGTCGCCGTGCGGGATTCGTCCGCCGTCTGGCTGTCCAGCGGCAACTGGAACAACTCGAACCAGCCGGACATCGACCCGGTCACCACGCCGGCCGACGCCGAGGCCGCCCGCTCCGGCGACCGCGACTGGCACGTCGTCATCGAGAACGAGCAACTCGCGCGAACCTTCGAGGCCTTCCTGCTCAACGACCTCGCTGTCGCCGCGCAGCACCAGGCCACCACTCCGGCCGCCGGGCCTGTCCCGGCCCTGCTCGCCCCGCTCGCGACCACGCCGCCGTACCAGCGCTTCTTCGCTGCAGACACCGCCGAGCGGCAGCTGACGGTGACGCCGCTGCTCACCCCGGATGCTGGCAGCTACGCCCCGCACATCCTGGACCTCATCCGGAGCGCCACGACATCGCTGCTGATGCAGTTCCAGTACATCGAACTGCCGAAGACGGTCGCGGACGCCCCCGCCGAGTTCCTCGCGTTGATCCACGCGGTGATCGACCGTCAGCAGGCCGGAGTCGACGTGCGCATCATCATGAGCCAGTTCGAGACGGCCGGCTACCTCGAGAAACTGCAGGCCGAAGGCCTCGACGTCGTGAACAGGGTGAAGCTGCAGAACAACGTGCACAACAAGGGCATCGTCGTCGACGGCCGGGCCGCGCTCGTCAGCAGCCAGAACTGGTCGCCGGCCGGGACGCTGACCAACCGGGATGCGGGCGTGATCCTCGAAAACGCCGAGATCGCCGCATACTTCACCCAGCTCTTCGAGCACGACTGGGCCGTGCTGGCGTCGCGTTCCGTCGCGCCGGATTGA
- a CDS encoding excinuclease ABC subunit UvrA, which yields MSTDAPTAAHRADSHDLIRVQGARVNNLKDVSVEIPKRRLTVFTGVSGSGKSSLVFGTIAAESQRMINETYSAFVQGFMPTLARPDVDVLDGLTTAIIVDQERMGANARSTVGTATDVNAMLRILFSRLGQPYIGSPQAFSFNVASVSGSGAITIERGEATTKERRSFTVTGGMCPRCEGMGSVNDIDLTQLFDETKSLAEGALTIPGYTADGWSVRIFTGSGFLDADKPIKDYTKKELHDFLYRDPVKVKIGDINLTYEGLVPKLQKSMLSKDREAMQPHIRAFVDRAVTFTTCPDCGGTRLSEAARSSKIGGISIADACAMQISDLAEWVNGLDEPSVAPLLSALRQTLESFVEIGLGYLSLDRPAGTLSGGEAQRTKIIRHLGSSLTDVTYVFDEPTIGLHPHDIQRMNELLLRLRDKGNTVLVVEHKPEMIAIADHVVDLGPRAGTAGGTITYTGSLDGLRASDTLTGHHLDDRATLKDTVRTPTGTLAIRGASSHNLRDVDVDIPLGMLVVVTGVAGSGKSSLVHGSIPASEGVISIDQAAIRGSRRSNPATYTGLLDPIRKAFAKANGVKPALFSSNSEGACPNCNGAGVIYTDLGIMAGVSTVCEVCEGKRFQASVLEYKLGGKDISEVLAMSVTTADEFFGSGEARTPAAHSILSRLVDVGLGYLSLGQPLTTLSGGERQRLKLATHLSEQGGVYVLDEPTTGLHLADVEQLLGLLDRLVDSGKSVIVVEHHQAVMAHADWIIDLGPGAGHDGGLVVFEGTPAELVAAKSTLTGQHLAAYVGA from the coding sequence ATGAGCACCGACGCGCCGACCGCCGCACACCGCGCCGATAGTCACGACCTGATCCGCGTGCAAGGGGCGCGCGTCAACAACCTCAAAGACGTGAGCGTCGAGATTCCGAAACGGCGGCTGACGGTCTTCACCGGCGTCTCCGGCTCCGGCAAGAGCTCGTTGGTGTTCGGCACCATCGCGGCCGAGTCGCAGCGGATGATCAACGAGACGTACAGCGCGTTCGTGCAGGGCTTCATGCCGACGCTCGCCCGGCCCGACGTGGATGTGCTCGACGGCCTGACCACGGCGATCATCGTCGACCAGGAGCGGATGGGGGCGAACGCCCGGTCGACGGTCGGCACGGCCACCGACGTGAACGCGATGCTGCGCATCCTGTTCAGCAGGCTCGGTCAGCCGTACATCGGGTCGCCGCAGGCGTTCTCGTTCAACGTCGCGTCGGTGTCCGGCTCCGGCGCCATCACCATCGAGCGCGGAGAGGCCACCACGAAGGAGCGGCGCAGCTTCACGGTCACCGGGGGGATGTGCCCACGCTGCGAGGGCATGGGCAGCGTCAACGACATCGACCTCACCCAGCTGTTCGACGAGACGAAGTCGCTGGCGGAGGGTGCACTGACCATCCCGGGGTACACAGCGGACGGCTGGAGCGTGCGCATCTTCACGGGCTCCGGATTCCTCGACGCCGACAAGCCGATCAAGGACTACACGAAGAAAGAGCTGCACGACTTCCTCTACCGCGACCCGGTCAAGGTGAAGATCGGCGACATCAACCTCACCTACGAGGGTCTGGTGCCCAAGCTGCAGAAGTCGATGCTGTCGAAGGACCGCGAGGCGATGCAGCCGCACATCCGCGCGTTCGTCGACCGCGCCGTCACGTTCACCACCTGCCCGGACTGCGGCGGCACCCGGCTGAGCGAGGCCGCCCGCTCGTCGAAGATCGGCGGCATCAGCATCGCCGACGCGTGCGCCATGCAGATCAGCGACCTCGCCGAGTGGGTGAACGGGCTCGACGAGCCGTCCGTCGCTCCCCTGCTGAGCGCGCTGCGGCAGACCCTCGAATCGTTCGTGGAGATCGGCCTCGGCTACCTGTCCCTCGACCGGCCGGCGGGCACGCTGTCCGGCGGAGAAGCGCAGCGCACGAAGATCATCCGGCACCTCGGCTCGTCGCTCACCGACGTGACCTACGTGTTCGACGAGCCGACGATCGGGCTGCACCCGCACGACATCCAGCGCATGAACGAGCTGCTGCTCCGCCTGCGCGACAAGGGGAACACCGTGCTCGTGGTCGAGCACAAGCCGGAGATGATCGCCATCGCCGACCACGTCGTCGACCTCGGGCCGCGCGCGGGCACCGCGGGCGGGACGATCACATACACCGGCAGCCTCGACGGCCTCCGCGCGAGCGACACCCTCACCGGCCACCACCTCGACGACCGCGCCACCCTCAAAGACACGGTGCGCACCCCCACCGGCACACTCGCCATCCGCGGCGCGAGTTCCCACAACCTGCGCGACGTGGATGTGGACATCCCGCTCGGGATGCTCGTGGTCGTCACCGGCGTCGCCGGCTCGGGCAAGAGCTCGCTCGTGCACGGGTCGATCCCGGCCAGCGAAGGCGTGATCTCCATCGACCAGGCGGCGATCCGCGGCTCCCGCCGCAGCAACCCCGCCACGTACACCGGCCTGCTCGACCCCATCCGCAAGGCCTTCGCGAAGGCCAACGGCGTGAAGCCCGCGCTGTTCAGCTCCAATTCCGAGGGCGCCTGCCCCAACTGCAACGGCGCTGGCGTGATCTACACCGATCTCGGCATCATGGCCGGGGTCTCCACGGTCTGCGAGGTCTGCGAAGGCAAGCGGTTCCAGGCCTCTGTGCTCGAGTACAAGCTCGGCGGCAAGGACATCAGCGAAGTGCTGGCGATGTCCGTCACCACCGCCGACGAGTTCTTCGGCAGCGGCGAGGCGCGCACGCCCGCCGCCCACAGCATCCTGAGCAGGCTCGTGGATGTGGGACTCGGCTACCTGAGTCTGGGCCAGCCGCTCACGACCCTCTCCGGCGGGGAGCGTCAGCGCCTCAAACTGGCGACCCACCTCTCCGAGCAGGGCGGCGTGTACGTGCTCGACGAACCGACCACCGGCCTCCACCTGGCCGACGTGGAGCAGCTGCTCGGACTCCTCGACCGCCTGGTCGACTCCGGCAAGTCGGTGATCGTGGTGGAGCACCACCAGGCCGTGATGGCGCACGCGGACTGGATCATCGACCTCGGCCCCGGCGCCGGCCACGACGGCGGGCTGGTGGTGTTCGAGGGCACACCGGCGGAGCTGGTGGCAGCCAAATCGACGCTCACCGGGCAGCACCTGGCGGCATACGTGGGGGCGTAG